The sequence GTCCGTCACGGACTATGTGGACGGCTATCTCGCCCGGGCCTGGTCGCAGGAAAGCCGCTTCGGGGCGGCGATGGACCCCATCGCGGACAAGGCGCTGGTGCTGACGGCGCTTCTGGTGATTGCCGCCTATTCCGGGCTTGCCGTCTGGATCATCCTGCCCTCGGCCATCATCATCTTCCGCGAGGTCTTCGTCTCGGGCCTGCGCGAGTTTCTGGGCGACCAGGCTCGCGCGCTCAAGGTCACCAAGATCGGCAAATGGAAGACGACGGTCCAGATGGTCGCGCTCACGTTCCTTTTCGCCAAGGGCGTTTTCGAGCATTATGTCGGCATGCAGGCCACCGGCATGGCGCCCGAGGTCTTTGACAGCGTGATCGCGGGCGAGCGGACAGACCACCTTGGTCTTGGCTGGAAGATGCAGGTCATGGTCTGGTCGGGCAACATCGGTGTCGTGCTCTTGTGGGTCGCGGCCCTGCTGACCGCAGTGTCGGGCTACGACTACTTCCGCAAGGCCTGGCCCTATCTGAAGGAGAAGCCGGATGTCTGATCGGACAGAGGTGGACGTGATGTATTTCGCCTGGGTGCGCGAACGGATCGGGGAACCCCGTGAACGAGTGGAGACCGGGGCTGCGACCGTGGCCGATCTGGTCGAGGAACTGAAAGCGCGCGAACCGCGCTACGAGGCGGCCTTTGCCGACCTTTCGGCGCTGCGCGTGGCGCTGGATCAGGAACTGTCGGATTTCGACGCGCCGCTTGCCGGTGTGCGCGAGGTCGCCTTTTTCCCCCCGATGACGGGCGGCTGAGATGCCCACCGTCCGCGCTCAGTCCGAACCCTTTTCGCTGGGGGAGGAGGCGGAGGCTTTCGCCCGGGGCCGCACCGATGCGGGCGGGATCGTGACCTTCACGGGCGTGGTGCGCGACACCGGTGGCCTGTCGCGGATGGAGATCGAGCACTACCCCGGCATGACCGAGAAGGCGATCGCCGCCATCGTGGAACAGGCGATGGACCGATGGGATCTGGCCGATGCGCTGGTGATCCACCGCTTCGGCACCTTGGCGCCCGGCGAGCGCATCATGATGGTGGCCACCGCCAGCCGTCACCGCGTGGCCGCTTTCGAAGCGGCGGAGTTCCTGATGGACTACCTCAAGTCCCGCGCGCCCTTCTG is a genomic window of Maritimibacter sp. DP1N21-5 containing:
- the moaD gene encoding molybdopterin converting factor subunit 1 codes for the protein MDVMYFAWVRERIGEPRERVETGAATVADLVEELKAREPRYEAAFADLSALRVALDQELSDFDAPLAGVREVAFFPPMTGG
- the pgsA gene encoding CDP-diacylglycerol--glycerol-3-phosphate 3-phosphatidyltransferase, which encodes MTWTIPNILTVGRLIAVPLLPVMFLFFYRPYADWFALVVFIVASVTDYVDGYLARAWSQESRFGAAMDPIADKALVLTALLVIAAYSGLAVWIILPSAIIIFREVFVSGLREFLGDQARALKVTKIGKWKTTVQMVALTFLFAKGVFEHYVGMQATGMAPEVFDSVIAGERTDHLGLGWKMQVMVWSGNIGVVLLWVAALLTAVSGYDYFRKAWPYLKEKPDV
- a CDS encoding molybdenum cofactor biosynthesis protein MoaE, translated to MPTVRAQSEPFSLGEEAEAFARGRTDAGGIVTFTGVVRDTGGLSRMEIEHYPGMTEKAIAAIVEQAMDRWDLADALVIHRFGTLAPGERIMMVATASRHRVAAFEAAEFLMDYLKSRAPFWKKEFGADGEAWVAAKDEDEDALSRW